A part of Aspergillus flavus chromosome 5, complete sequence genomic DNA contains:
- a CDS encoding uncharacterized protein (hypothetical protein Ao3042_02872) codes for MDHIEPVDGSDGPSAEAPSPPSTTQPTSLQRRQRATSLRSRRPTIRLQRLPSLENAIPQIQSGVSRGTGNVSSINVASPPPAKGADEDSWQGNRRRSSSEPRPGRWSAPNPSALPRLPPDQMHPLMEEPTSPINLAHSSRPFPEVHPSGSPPPRVQRRGSLGLLRWTSEAAMNRFSRNRVSASGAAPSSGADTTDNEYHPHVVDVLDVIDPEVSALSTLTNVQNSLFVPNLGPLINRNQTYALSPPRESSESTGEETTETEEGEETFEKSPEGRPSLERPLTSLSAVLGKQDPQFAVLPEGSNLEGWTERDIEELNDHVRHMLHSRRSKFKRAMKGFGKYVSKPLDRLLTVGPVALGFLITLYATLITLFGLAWVLFLIGWINVGGRQLYIINVIDNVLVALFAIMGDGLAPFRAIDTYHMCFIAHYTFQTWKVRRKRQLPDLKDKNDLPTRREIDVDVEFGDTPKDEEYEFTVLNRLQQQKLVHHQTKLSKSHTFYKPHETLTHHAFPLRMLIAIVVLLDCHSLLQIALGACTWGISYHHRPFALTTVILCCSITCNITGGVLIMVGDRRTRKKDVVERLFREQLTKEAMKKVCKKKQKRQQKIEEEDEPRLSVSTRPQPYDGT; via the exons ATGGATCATATAGAGCCCGTCGATGGGTCTGATGGTCCTTCTGCAGAGGCTCCGAGTCCACCGTCCACGACTCAACCGACGTCATTGCAGCGGCGACAACGTGCGACGTCGCTCCGCTCTCGCCGCCCTACCATCCGCCTTCAGCGCCTACCGTCTTTGGAGAACGCCATCCCCCAAATCCAGTCAGGGGTTTCTCGGGGCACTGGTAATGTTTCAAGCATCAATGTCGCATCGCCGCCTCCTGCCAAAGGCGCAGATGAAGACTCATGGCAGGGGAATCGTCGCCGCAGCAGTTCCGAGCCCCGGCCGGGGAGGTGGTCTGCTCCCAATCCATCCGCCCTACCCCGTCTCCCACCCGACCAAATGCATCCCTTGATGGAAGAACCGACCAGTCCAATCAATTTGGCTCATTCGAGCCGGCCGTTTCCCGAAGTGCATCCCTCGGGGTCCCCGCCACCCCGGGTGCAAAGGCGAGGGAGTTTGGGTCTGCTGCGTTGGACGAGTGAAGCAGCTATGAACCGGTTCTCGCGGAATCGTGTATCTGCGAGCGGGGCTGCTCCTTCATCAGGGGCTGACACCACGGACAATGAATATCATCCCCACGTGGTGGATGTCTTAGATGTTATCG ATCCGGAAGTTTCAGCACTATCGACACTAACAAACGTCCAAAATTCCTTGTTCGTGCCCAATCTGGGCCCGTTAATCAATCGCAACCAGACCTATGCACTTTCACCGCCGAGAGAGTCCTCGGAGTCGACTGGGGAGGAAACGACGGAAACAGAAGAGGGCGAGGAAACATTCGAGAAATCTCCCGAAGGCCGTCCATCACTAGAGCGACCTCTAACAAGTCTATCGGCAGTTTTGGGGAAACAAGATCCACAGTTTGCCGTGTTACCTGAAGGAAGCAATCTCGAGGGCTGGACTGAGAGAGACATAGAAGAACTGAACGATCATGTCAGGCACATGTTGCATTCTCGTCGTTCAAAGTTCAAACGGGCAATGAAGGGCTTTGGGAAATATGTTTCTAAAC CGCTGGACCGCTTACTGACCGTTGGCCCTGTAGCACTCGGGTTCCTCATTACCCTATACGCAACCCTCATTACTCTGTTCGGTCTTGCCTGGGTGCTGTTTCTGATTG GTTGGATTAACGTCGGTGGGCGGCAGTTGTACATCATCAACGTAATTGACAACGTTCTTGTCGCCTTGTTCGCCATTATGGGTGATGGGCTAGCACCGTTCCGTGCGATTGACACATACCACATGTGTTTCATTGCTCACTACACATTCCAAACATGGAAAGTTCGTCGAAAGCGTCAACTTCCAGATCtgaaagataaaaatgaCCTACCTACTCGTCGAGAGATCGATGTCGACGTCGAATTCGGGGATACACCTAAAGACGAGGAGTATGAGTTTACTGTACTGAACCGTCTGCAGCAGCAAAAGTTGGTTCACCATCAAACCAAATTGTCCAAGTCCCACACCTTCTACAAACCTCACGAAACCCTGACTCACCATGCCTTCCCTCTTCGCATGCTCATCGCCATTGTTGTCCTGTTAGACTGTCACTCCTTGCTTCAAATCGCGCTCGGCGCCTGCACATGGGGCATCAGTTACCACCACCGCCCCTTCGCCCTAACTACTGTCATTCTTTGTTGTTCGATTACTTGCAATATCACCGGCGGCGTCCTCATCATGGTCGGTGACCGAAGGACACGGAAGAAGGATGTGGTGGAACGGCTGTTCCGTGAGCAACTCACTAAGGAagcgatgaagaaggtctgcaaaaagaaacagaaacggCAACAAaaaatcgaagaagaggacgaacCACGATTATCGGTTTCCACGCGTCCTCAACCCTATGACGGAACATAG
- a CDS encoding RNP domain protein: MSTAVENHADNQAATTPAATEATTNGTAPAAPAQSTDAAAASADEGRRLYIGNLAYATTEGELKEFFKNYKVESVSIPVNPRTNRPVGYAFVDLATAHEATSAIGELSGKEILQRKVSVQLAHKPEPAEAKAEGAVSGGEGASGNEGRRRTGGRGRGRGRGRGRGGRLGRGGRAQNQPQNGQAAAPAEPTNVPGQAAPLTETTNQTEAAATSESGKQAAKPRARPQKQRGPPEDGIPSKTKVMVANLPYDLSEDKLKEIFAAYSPVSAKIALRPIPRFMIKKLQARNERRKGRGFGFVTLGSEELQEKAVKEMNGKEIEGREIAVKVAIDSPGKEDDAVAAPATDAEKTEPATEAPAQENTAPATA; encoded by the exons ATGTCTACTGCCGTCGAAAACCACGCCGACAACCAGGCCGCTACCACCCCTGCCGCCACTGAGGCTACCACCAACGGCACTGCTCCTGCCGCCCCGGCGCAGTCCACcgatgctgctgccgccaGTGCTGATGAGGGACGTCGGCTGTACATTGGGAATCTCGCTTATGCGACCACTGAGGGGGAGCTCAAGGAGTTCTTCAAGAACTACAAGGT TGAAAGTGTCTCCATCCCTGTGAACCCTCGTACCAACCGCCCTGTTGGATATGCCTTCGTGGATCTTGCTACTGCCCACGAGGCTACCTCTGCTATTGGTGAACTCTCTGGAAAGGAGATTCTCCAGCGCAAGGTTTCTGTTCAGCTGGCCCACAAGCCTGAGCCTGCCGAGGCCAAGGCCGAGGGTGCTGTAAGTGGCGGTGAGGGCGCCAGTGGCAATGAGGGCCGCAGGAGGACCGGAGGTCGTGGCCGTGGCCGCGGCCGCGGTCGCGGTCGTGGAGGTCGCCTCGGTCGTGGAGGCCGTGCT CAGAACCAGCCCCAGAATGGCCAGGCTGCTGCTCCCGCTGAGCCTACCAACGTCCCAGGTCAGGCCGCACCTCTGACTGAGACCACCAACCAGACTGAAGCTGCTGCTACCTCTGAGTCTGGTAAGCAGGCTGCTAAGCCTCGTGCCCGCCCCCAAAAGCAGCGCGGCCCCCCTGAGGATGGAATCCCTTCCAAGACCAAGGTCATGGTTGCCAACCTTCCTTATGATCTGAGTGAGGACAAG CTCAAGGAGATCTTCGCCGCCTACTCGCCCGTTTCTGCTAAGATCGCTCTGCGTCCCATTCCCCGCTTtatgatcaagaagctccaggCCCGCAACGAGCGCCGCAAGGGCCGTGGCTTTGGCTTCGTTACTCTTGGCTCTGAGGAGCTCCAGGAGAAGGCCGTGAAGGAGATGAATGGCAAGGAGATCGAGGGTCGTGAGATTGCCGTCAAGGTCGCCATCGACAGCCCCGGCAAGGAAGACGATGCTGTTGCCGCTCCCGCCACCGACGCTGAGAAGACTGAGCCGGCAACCGAAGCTCCGGCGCAGGAGAACACTGCCCCGGCTACTGCTTAA
- a CDS encoding GRAM domain protein, whose protein sequence is MEDNSLNPQAHPAFSSDMQSIGKLNRSKTSIDDALGSSGRSNGRSSSIDSTSDRPKSQAGEGTDSAKAGPSGFSKLLAARKKRKKKENQKATEELPTQFELEGEKDAQDRPDEPSEDRPPSAANNDGLNPQNDEVNLLTDDSEPERTPSLTAQKSHAGFYTTSSPLTKTTSTDANDTDSAQADVESAVSGPSATAHSESNADTELSRPTSQPSSTLGVPEDRGGKKRSVSPGRRWKGAFGSSQDKKDSNRDRSSSTQSEGKKGGGLFGNSRRSSTSSKKAPTIVAESPPPLPPLIRTDVKEEKPAQPSDHAAPSTPPRRTIPAPHTTVTPPTPRTEAAANLFSSPDVTESPDSLKGKDPLPPGVVVSPSGNMISHRRVRSASSVSHKPSKLSNSISALGPTIEEAKATSKTNLGTQQTGFFSSVFSAAQNAASTLSSSLNTQSKTRSPSQQVSTESENISTKDGESSQNETQESSKTERKKPLAIETLGTGDLDFSHLDIAVPPGGSVSTPDGVVITKPDIPSDKRKNTAVHQRDEEAARLEDRHAARAVTMAYEKPSEVSVVPPSDESLELQSTSSLPRDATGDHTSPSGSVLDGEISVRPSRSGSVRSRLTRRRHRGSSAATASTAAAAGASAMALGIPGGNSSVPRLTGFAVASKKRNRDFHQLFRSVPEDDYLIEDYSCALQREIILAGRIYVSEGHICFSSNILGWVTTLVISFDEIVAIEKESTAMVFPNAIAIQTLHARHTFRSLLSRESTYDLMVNIWKINHPTLKSSVNGTRVEQGTGDKTEKAGEESEGGSEDEDEIYDEDEDGDNADSFFEPGDASVNGSDKSLPLKGLSRQASGNLPVNGTAPATSNTNGDPRGGKSANENVDGDFPGPTTHGPTTYTDPAGQYDKVIKDEIIPAPLGKVYSYVFGPASTNFMPKFLVDNQKSGELQFDIESGGLTNESRTRQYSYIKPLNGSIGPKQTKCISTETLDFLDLEKAVLVTLSTQTPDVPSGNVFCTKTKYLFTWAANNQTRFLMTCTIEWSGKSWLKGPIEKGAIDGQGTFGSDLISALRAAVAPRARAASKVGGKGKGRRKRGDVANEEAAAAAAKAASDATKQQAQTWGPLEPIRGVLEPIAGILKPLWNGNLAVLVIGILLFLIFFRTPSQPSMLSHDIGCPGYSLPQRLAAYEEMWRREESELWSWLEDRVGMDGMVFPTVNRPGESRAHERARKIQSGRDFINKLDEDKMSVREMDHAIRTTREKLDTLEKILTNRKMQATAGEDTMHSEL, encoded by the exons ATGGAGGACAATTCCCTAAACCCCCAAGCCCACCCGGCTTTCTCGTCAGACATGCAGAGTATCGGCAAACTTAATCGCTCAAAAACCTCCATTGATGATGCATTAGGAAGCTCTGGCAGAAGCAATGGCCGATCGTCGTCGATCGACTCTACTTCCGACAGACCGAAGTCTCAAGCGGGCGAAGGAACTGATTCTGCAAAGGCTGGTCCCAGCGGATTCTCAAAGCTCCTTGCCGCTaggaagaagcggaagaagaaggaaaaccaaAAGGCGACGGAAGAGTTGCCGACACAATTCGAATTGGAAGGGGAGAAAGATGCACAAGATAGGCCAGATGAGCCTTCTGAAGACAGGCCTCCATCCGCAGCTAACAACGACGGCCTAAACCCCCAGAATGACGAAGTCAACTTGCTTACTGATGATTCTGAACCTGAGCG GACCCCTTCTCTCACTGCTCAAAAGTCCCATGCTGGTTTTTACACGACTTCCTCACCTTTAACAAAGACAACATCTACGGACGCAAATGACACTGATAGTGCTCAAGCGGATGTAGAATCTGCTGTTAGTGGGCCAAGTGCCACTGCCCATTCTGAGTCCAACGCAGATACAGAGCTCTCGAGGCCCACTTCTCAACCAAGCTCGACATTGGGTGTCCCAGAAGATCGCGGtggcaagaaaagaagcgtTTCACCAGGGAGACGGTGGAAAGGCGCATTCGGCTCGAGCCAGGATAAAAAAGACTCCAATCGTGATCGGTCATCTTCTACCCAAAGTGAGGGCAAGAAAGGTGGAGGTCTATTCGGAAACAGTAGAAGAAGCAGCACATCATCGAAAAAAGCCCCGACCATTGTCGCCGAGTCTCCTCCGCCTCTGCCACCTCTAATTCGTACTGacgtcaaggaagagaaacctGCGCAGCCGTCAGATCACGCTGCTCCAAGCACGCCTCCCCGCCGTACTATCCCAGCACCCCACACTACAGTGACCCCACCTACACCTCGAACCGAAGCTGCCGCTAATCTCTTCTCGTCTCCGGATGTCACTGAATCGCCTGACTCTCTGAAAGGGAAAGACCCGTTGCCGCCGGGAGTTGTCGTCAGCCCGTCAGGAAACATGATCTCGCACCGGCGTGTCCGgtctgcttcttctgttAGCCACAAGCCCAGTAAGCTGTCTAACTCTATATCCGCCCTGGGCCCAACTATCGAAGAAGCGAAGGCGACCTCGAAGACCAACCTTGGCACCCAACAAACTGGATTTTTTTCCTCTGTCTTCAGTGCGGCACAAAATGCTGCCTCAACGCTTAGTAGCAGCCTCAATACTCAGTCAAAGACCCGCAGCCCCTCACAACAGGTGTCCACGGAGTCTGAGAACATCTCGACTAAGGACGGAGAAAGTAGCCAGAACGAAACGCAGGAATCTAGCAAAACCGAACGGAAAAAGCCACTGGCAATCGAGACACTAGGAACCGGGGATCTTGACTTCAGCCACTTGGATATTGCTGTGCCGCCGGGTGGATCCGTCTCAACACCCGACGGTGTTGTTATCACTAAGCCGGACATACCATCTGACAAGCGCAAAAACACCGCAGTTCATCAGCGAGATGAGGAGGCAGCAAGGCTTGAAGATCGACATGCTGCGCGTGCGGTCACCATGGCCTACGAAAAGCCGTCAGAGGTTTCGGTGGTCCCGCCATCAGATGAGAGCCTGGAACTACAATCCACAAGCTCACTTCCGAGAGACGCCACTGGTGACCACACCTCTCCAAGTGGCAGCGTACTAGATGGTGAAATCAGCGTTCGACCTTCTCGTAGTGGAAGTGTACGCAGCCGCCTGACTCGGCGGCGTCATCGAGGCTCGTCAGCAGCAACTGCATCAACTGCAGCTGCCGCTGGGGCTAGTGCGATGGCACTGGGGATTCCAGGGGGTAATTCAAGCGTGCCACGGCTGACTGGGTTTGCAGTTGCTAGTAAGAAGCGGAACAGGGACTTCCATCAACTGTTCCGCAGCGTCCCTGAAGATGATTATTTGATCGAGGATTATAGCTGTGCCTTACAACGGGAGATCATCCTGGCCGGACGAATCTACGTATCGGAGGGTCATATTTGTTTTTCGAGCAATATCTTAGGCTGGGTGACTACCCTGGTCATTAGCTTTGACGAAATTGTCGCGATAGAGAAGGAGTCAACAGCGATGGTGTTCCCTAATGCAATTGCTATTCAAACTCTGCATGCTCGCCACACTTTCCGAAGTTTGCTCAGCCGAGAATCTACCTACGATTTGATGGTTAACATCTGGAAGATTAATCATCCCACTCTCAAGAGCTCAGTAAATGGCACCAGAGTCGAGCAAGGTACAGGAGACAAAACTGAGAAGGCaggagaggagagtgagGGCGGGagtgaagacgaagacgagaTTTATGATGAGGACGAAGACGGTGACAACGCTGACAGTTTCTTTGAGCCTGGCGATGCCAGCGTCAATGGAAGTGATAAGTCACTGCCACTTAAGGGTCTCAGCCGGCAAGCTTCTGGGAACCTTCCAGTCAATGGCACAGCCCCAGCAACATCGAACACTAATGGCGACCCTCGAGGTGGAAAATCAGCAAACGAAAACGTAGATGGAGATTTCCCTGGCCCTACTACCCATGGTCCTACGACATACACTGATCCTGCGGGCCAGTATGATAAAGTTATCAAAGATGAGATTATTCCTGCTCCACTGGGGAAGGTTTATTCTTATGTATTTGGACCGGCATCGACAAACTTTATGCCCAAGTTTCTTGTAGACAATCAAAAATCCGGCGAGCTCCAGTTTGATATTGAAAGCGGTGGTCTGACCAACGAAAGCAGGACGAGACAATACTCGTACATCAAACCACTTAATGGGTCCATCGGACCTAAACAAACCAAATGTATCAGTACTGAAACCCTGGACTTCTTAGACTTGGAAAAGGCAGTTCTCGTTACACTAAGTACTCAGACTCCAGACGTACCAAGTGGTAATGTTTTCTGCACCAAGACGAAGTACCTGTTCACCTGGGCCGCGAACAACCAAACACGTTTCTTAATGACGTGCACCATCGAATGGTCCGGAAAAAGTTGGCTGAAAG GTCCTATTGAGAAGGGTGCTATTGATGGTCAGGGAACGTTCGGGAGCGATCTCATCAGTGCACTCAGAGCTGCTGTTGCTCCTCGTGCTCGCGCCGCCTCCAAGGTAGGaggcaaagggaaaggaCGCCGCAAGAGGGGAGATGTTGCCAACGAGGAAgcggctgctgctgctgccaaAGCAGCAAGCGATGCGACCAAGCAACAAGCACAGACTTGGGGACCTCTGGAACCTATACGCGGAGTTTTAGAACCTATAGCAGGTATTCTCAAGCCTCTGTGGAACGGAAACTTGGCTGTTCTAGTCATTGGTATATTGCTCTTCCTGATTTTTTTCCGGACACCCTCACAGCCGTCAATGTTGTCACACGACATTGGATGTCCCGGCTATTCATTACCTCAGCGCCTGGCCGCTTATGAGGAGATgtggagaagagaggagagCGAGCTGTGGAGTTGGTTAGAGGACCGCGTGGGGATGGACGGCATGGTCTTCCCAACCGTCAATAGGCCAGGTGAATCGCGGGCGCATGAAAGAGCTCGAAAAATACAGAGCGGGCGTGATTTCATTAACAAGCTAGACGAAGACAAGATGTCAGTTCGCGAGATGGACCACGCTATACGTACCACCCGCGAGAAGCTCGACACTCTTGAAAAGATCTTGACCAATCGGAAAATGCAAGCGACGGCAGGGGAGGACACAATGCATTCGGAATTGTAG
- a CDS encoding ADP-ribosylation factor GTPase activator (zinc finger protein gcs1) yields MSKMWEVDPETKAKLLQISKTNGNDKCCDCGAPSPQWASPKFGIFICLNCAGTHRGLGVHISFVRSITMDAFKIAEIQRMELGGNEPWKSFFDDHIVTQSEGRTFEDSTIKERYEGEVGEEWKERLSAKVEGREYVPGQKPPQPKRNPTVEAASSRSSTPLGRASPASHDGFGGMDGGRKERNEAYFAKLGSENATRSDSVPPSQGGKFTGFGGGVPVSSGPSRNTSGGNIPGFDDFQKDPMAALTKGFGWFTSTVGKGAKTVNDSYIQPTAKSIAESDFAAQARQHAAQFGQTVQVGARGAAGQFQRFVEGPDENSAGRRRAEPERKDFWDDFSSLAQEDNHRRNASRSSAIGTAAMKPSPTSNTSAATGNASSTAAKEKDDWDNDW; encoded by the exons ATGTCGAAAATGTGGGAGGTAGATCCGGAGACGAAGGCGAAG ctcctccaaaTCTCCAAAACCAATGGAAACGACAAATGCTGCGACTGCGGCGCGCCATCGCCTCAATGG GCCTCCCCTAAATTCGGAATATTCATCTGTCTCAATTGCGCAGGCACTCACCGGGGCCTGGGTGTCCACATCTCTTTCGTTCGATCGATCACCATGGACGCCTTCAAGATCGCTGAGATCCAACGTATGGAGCTCGGTGGTAACGAACCGTGGAAGTCATTCTTCGATGACCACATCGTCACTCAGTCTGAAGGCCGTACATTCGAAGATTCCACCATTAAAGAGCGCTACGAAGGCGAAGTAGGCGAGGAATGGAAAGAGAGACTCTCCGCCAAAGTCGAGGGGCGAGAATACGTCCCGGGACAGAAACCTCCCCAACCGAAGAGAAACCCGACCGTTGAAGCCGCCTCTTCGCGATCAAGCACACCGTTGGGCCGGGCCTCTCCTGCGTCGCATGATGGATTCGGAGGTATGGACGGTGGACGGAAAGAGCGTAACGAGGCATACTTTGCGAAATTGGGCTCGGAGAATGCCACTCGATCGGACTCCGTTCCACCATCGCAGGGTGGAAAGTTTACtggatttggtggtggtgtgcCAGTTTCTTCGGGACCGTCGAGAAATACCTCCGGAGGAAATATTCCCGGTTTCGACGATTTCCAGAAAGATCCCATGGCCGCCTTGACTAAAGGCTTCGGCTGGTTTACGTCTACCGTTGGAAAGGGTGCGAAGACGGTGAACGACTCATATATTCAACCTACCGCTAAGTCG ATAGCGGAATCCGACTTCGCAGCCCAAGCTCGCCAACATGCTGCCCAATTTGGTCAAACCGTCCAAGTTGGCGCCCGTGGAGCAGCTGGTCAATTCCAACGATTCGTAGAAGGCCCAGACGAGAACAGCGCCGGTCGTCGTCGCGCCGAACCCGAACGTAAAGATTTCTGGGACGACTTTTCCAGCCTCGCGCAAGAGGACAATCACCGTAGAAACGCCTCTCGGTCTAGCGCCATCGGAACTGCAGCCATGAAGCCCAGCCCTACCTCTAACACCAGCGCTGCGACAGGCAACGCATCATCAACGGCcgcgaaagaaaaggacgaCTGGGACAATGATTGGTGA
- a CDS encoding uncharacterized protein (expressed protein), protein MSFTLLFLFQCWNLPSLFQRGLGVWTSITFPSHMQLTGHFPQESAIDLHTAERSTIFPFFVFLYLLWICSDQLSGEFLCTCAPTLCLYNNLKLAFPCVAWSIPVLVMTLRIFSDVYERAICFLVLKVVY, encoded by the coding sequence ATGTCATTCACtttacttttcctttttcaatgTTGGAATTTACCGTCTTTATTTCAGCGGGGGCTTGGTGTTTGGACTTCTATTACATTCCCCTCTCACATGCAATTAACAGGTCATTTCCCACAAGAATCAGCGATTGATTTGCATACTGCTGAGCGGAGCActatctttcctttctttgtgtTTCTATATTTGCTTTGGATTTGTTCTGACCAGCTCTCGGGAGAGTTTCTTTGTACATGTGCACCCACTCTATGTCTATACAACAATCTCAAACTAGCTTTTCCTTGTGTCGCTTGGTCTATCCCGGTTCTTGTGATGACCCTTCGGATCTTCTCAGACGTGTACGAACGGGCCATATGCTTTTTGGTCCTTAAAGTAGTGTACTAA